CCTCGATGGTGTCGCGGTGTTCGGCGTTCTGCTCGACGCGGTTACAGACGATTGCGAGCCGATTGATGTCTCCGTACGCCTGTTCGAGGGAGCTCAGCTGCTTAGCGAAAATCTGGAGGCTGTTGGCGTTGAGCTTCTCGGGAATGACGGGGATGACGACGTTGCCAGTCGCGACGAGAGCGTTGTCGGTGAGGACGTTTAGAGATGGCGGCGTGTCGACGATGATGTAGTCGTAGTCCTTGTCGAGCTCGTCCAGAGTCATCTCCAACCGCTCGCGACTCTTCGGCGCCTCAAGGAGCGTCTGGATGTTCTTGTTGTTCGCGAGCTTCTCGCTGGCGGGAAGAATGTCGAATTCCTCGTGCTCGACGATGATGTCGTTCACCGACTCCATCTGGTCAAAGTCGAGGACGTCGAACAGCGTTGTGCGGTCGGTATCGTAGTACAGATCGTTGTAGCCAAGCGAGCAGGTGAGCCCCCCGTGATAGTCGATATCGACCAGGAGGACGTCGTGGCCTCGGGCGGCGAGTGCGCCGCCAGTATGAATGACGTCAGTCGTCTTCCCGGCGCCTCCCTTCTGATTCGCCACCGTGATTCGTGCGGTATTGGTGTCGGTCATTATCTTCGTTTCGTTCGTTTTGGTCGTTTAGTTCGGTGCGTTCGGTGAGGGTACTTCACTCGGTGAGAGGATTACTACGATGTTAAAACCAACTGTTCGTTCCACTCGTTGAAGCAAACACACTCGTTGCCATCAAAGCATTCATTATGTTCATTACGTTCGTTTTCCTCGTTTTATTCATCGAGTAGAGGGTGCCAGTTCATGCTCTACCAGTTCGTTTCTCAGAATGCGTTCAATTCATTCGTTTATCTCGTTCTGTTCGTTTTGCTCGATGAATTCGTTATAGTCGTTCGGCGTGTTTTCAGCGAGAATCAGGACTACCTTCGAAATGAAGAGAGATC
This sequence is a window from Halorubrum trapanicum. Protein-coding genes within it:
- a CDS encoding ParA family protein; translated protein: MTDTNTARITVANQKGGAGKTTDVIHTGGALAARGHDVLLVDIDYHGGLTCSLGYNDLYYDTDRTTLFDVLDFDQMESVNDIIVEHEEFDILPASEKLANNKNIQTLLEAPKSRERLEMTLDELDKDYDYIIVDTPPSLNVLTDNALVATGNVVIPVIPEKLNANSLQIFAKQLSSLEQAYGDINRLAIVCNRVEQNAEHRDTIEEIKSAYSLPVFEIPKRTDLSQSIGEGVSVFGFGKENQRVEDARDLFNEIADLFDETFEKTAPEEVEA